The following DNA comes from Candidatus Binatia bacterium.
GATGATCTGATCGCGCCGCATTTGCGGTGCGAGCTTGGCCGCGTAGGCAACGGCATGGGCGCTTTCCAGTGCCGGAATGATGCCTTCCGTACGTGTGAGGAGCTGCAACCCTTCGATCGCTTCCGCATCGGTGACGGCGAGATACTGTGCGCGTCCGGTGGCGTGGAGGTAACTGTGCTCCGGACCCACGCCCGGGTAGTCGAGTCCCGGCGCGATCGAATGGGCACTCCGGATCTGGCCCAATTCGTCCTGCAGAACATACGTCTTCTTCCCGTGTAGCACGCCAACTTGGCCAGCACTAATCGAAGCGGAGTGCCTGCCGCTTTCCAGACCGTCTCCGGCTGCCTCGACCCCGATCATGCGCACATCGGCATCGCCAAGGAACGGATAGAAGAGGCCCATGGCGTTGCTACCACCACCGACGCAAGCGATCAGGCAGTCGGGCAGGCGGCCTTCGTGCCGCAGGATCTGCCGGCGCGCTTCTCGCCCGATGACGGATTGGAAGTCGCGGACGATCATAGGGTAGGGATGTGCGGACATGGTCGAGCCGACGAGGTAGTAGGTGTGCTCGACGTTGCTGACCCAATCGCGTAACGCTTCGTTGATGGCGTCCTTCAGTGTTTCGCTGCCGGAAGAGACGCTCCGTACCTGCGCGCCCAACAGTTTCATGCGGAAAACGTTCAATGATTGCCGGTGGACATCTGTCCGTCCCATGAATATTTCGCACTCCAGCCCGAACAGCGCGGCGACGGTGGCGGTGGCGACGCCGTGTTGGCCGGCCCCGGTTTCCGCAATGAGGCGTTGCTTGCCCATCCGCCGGGCCAGCAACGCCTGACCGAGTGCATTGTTGAGCTTGTGCGAGCCGGTGTGGCAAAGGTCCTCACGCTTCAAGTAGATCTTGGCGCCGCCCAATTTCGCGCTCAGGTTGGCGGCGAAGGAGAGCGGTGTCTCCCGCCCGACGTATTGCGAGAGGTAGGAGGCCAGCTCGCGATGGAAGGCGCGATCACGACGCAGGCGCCGATACGCCGCCTCCAGCTCGAGCAGGGCGGGCATCAGGGTCTCGGCGACGTAGCGGCCGCCGAAGATGCCGAAATGGCCCTGGCGATCAGGCAGTGTGTGCATCGGCGATGAACCTCCTCATCAGACTCCAGTCTTTCTTGCCAGGTGCCCGCTCGATCCCGCTCGCCACATCCACCCCAAACGGGCGCACCGTGCGCACGGCATCCGCAATATTCTCGGGCGTCAATCCACCCGCCAGAATCAACCGGCCACGGTCGAAGCCTTCCAGAAGCCCGAGGGCGAGACGCAGCCCCGTGCCGCCGAACCGGCCCTCGACATACGCATCGGCGAGGATGAAATCAACTGCATAACGGTGCGCCTCGGCTGCCGCATGTTGGTCGCGTACGCGAATGGCCTTGATCACTTTCTGCCGCCAGGCTTGGCAGAACACCGGGTCTTCATTGCCATGAAACTGCAGGGCCGTCAGCCCCGTCTGCTCCGCAATGGTCGTTACCTCTTGCCGGGATGCCTGCACGAACACCCCCACGGTGCAGGTGGTGCGGGGAATGCGTGCGGTGATGTCGGCGGCGACACCGGGTGGGACGAAGCGCGGGCTTGGCGCATAGAAGTTGAAGCCCAGCGCGTCGGCACCCGCGTCCACCGCCGCGAGGGCGTCGTCAAGGTTCGTGATCCCGCAGACTTTCACTCGCACAGGCGACTGCATCGTTAGAACCCGCGTGTGTGCCTACCCAACAACTCGGCGAGCTTAGCACCGGGATCGGGAGCGCGCATGCAGGTTTCCCCGATCAGAAACGCCCGCACGCCACTGCGCTCGAGGCGCTCGACGTCCGCCACGGTTTCGATACCACTTTCGGCGACGACCAACACTTCCGCTGGCACGCAGCGCACAAGCTCCTCCGTGGTCGCGAGGCTGGTGCGAAAGGTCCGTAAGTCGCGGTTGTTGATTCCCAGAAGCCGCGCCCCGCTGCTGAGGGCACGCTCCAGTTCCAGGCGATCGTGCACCTCGACCAGCGGGCTGAGCTTCAACGTCTCAGCCAGCAGCAACAGCTCATGCAGCAAGGCATCTGGAAGAATGGCGACGATCAGCAGAACGGCGTCCGCGCCAAAGGCGCGGGCCTCGTAGAGTTGGTAGGGGTCGAAGAGAAAGTCCTTCCGCAGGAGCGGGACGGCCACCGCATTGCGGATGGCGGCAAGGTGGTCGAGATGCCCTTGGAAATGACGTTCCTCGGTGAGCACCGAGATTGCCGCGGCGCCGTTCGCGGCATAACTGGCGGCGATATGCAGAGGATCGAAATCCGCGCGGATGACGCCCTTCGACGGCGACGCCTTCTTGACCTCGGCAATGATGGCGCGCCGGCGCTGTGCGAGCGCGGTTCGCAAGTCGCGGCGCTCGGCGCGGAACAGGGGGCGGCGCTCCAAGTCTGCGAGGGAAGCCGTTGCCTTGGTGCGCTCCAGGTCGGCCCGCTTGTCGCGGACGATGTCGTCGAGGATCATCGATTGGTGAACTCGATAAGCTGCGCCAATTTCTGTCGGGCGCGGCCGCTGCGAATAGCGTCGCGCGCCAGATCGACTCCGGCGGCGATCGAGGGGGCCAGACCGCCCACGTAAATGGCCGCCGCGGCGTTCAGTACGGCGATGTCGGCGCGCGGTCCGGTAGCGCCGGCCACAATGCCGCGGATGATACTGGCTGCCGTCTCGCGGTCACCACCCTCCAAGTCGGCATCACGGCAGCTCTTGAAACCGAAGTCCTCCGGGGTGACGCGGTAGGTGTGCAAGCTGCCGTCCCGGTACTCCGAGACTTGTGTCGGCGCCGCCAACGAGATCTCGTCGAGACCGTCGTCGCCATGCACCACCAAGGCGTGCGAGCTGCCCAGCCGGCCGAGTGCCCGCGCGAGCGGCTCGATCCATTCCGGGGCGAAGACGCCGACAACCTGATGGCGGGCACCGGCGGGGCTTGCGAGCGGACCCAGGAGATTGAAGATGGTGCGTAAACCCAGTTCGCGTCGCGGGCCGGCGGCGTGCCGCATGGCAGGATGGAAAACCGGCGCAAAGAGAAAGGCGATGCCGATTTCATCGATGCAGCTGGCGACCCGTTCAGGCGGCAGTTCGATCTTGACCCCCAGCGCTTCAAGGACATCGGCGCCACCAACCGTCCCTGACATGGCACGGTTGCCGTGCTTGGCGACGGTCAACCCCGCACCCGCAGCGATCAGTGCGGCCGCGGTCGAAATGTTGAAAGTTCCACGCAAGTCGCCGCCGGTGCCGCACGTGTCAACGACCACGGCAGACCGGAGGTGCAGCGGGGCGGCAAACTCCCGCATGGCGCGCACCGCACCCGTTATTTCGTCCACCGTTTCGCCTTTCATGCGCAGCGCTACAAGCAGAGCGCCGACCTGTGCGGGTGTCGCGGCGCCTGCCATGAGCTGACGCATGACGGCTTCCATCTCCGATTCGCTGAGCGAGTTCCGGGCGACAATTCGGGCCAACGCTGTTCGTATGTCCACAGGCCTACCCGAGCGTCCCGCGCGTCAGATCGAGGAAGTTCTTCAGCAGGTGCTTGCCCTCAATCGTTAAAATCGACTCGGGATGAAACTGAATGCCTTCGACGAGATGTTGCCGGTGGCGTACGCCCATGATCTCGCCTTCCGCCGTCCAGGCGCTGAGTTCGAGACACGCTGGCAGGGTGGAGCGCTCAATCAAGAGCGAGTGATACCGCGTCGCTTCGAACGGCTGACTGAGGCCGCGAAAGATCGTGCGGCCGTCGTGATGAATGGGGGAGGTTTTCCCGTGCATCAGCCGCGCCGCCCGCACGATGTTGCCGCCAAAGGCTGCGCCGATGCTCTGGTGACCAAGGCAGACGCCGAGAATCGGGATGTGGCCCGCGAAACGTTGGATCGTGGCAATGGACACTCCGGCCTGTGCCGGTGTGCACGGGCCCGGCGAGATGACGATCTGGTCGGGGTGCAGCGCGGCGGTCTGGTCCAGCGTGATCGCGTCGTTGCGATAGACCCGCACGTCAGCCCCCAACTCGCCCAGGTACTGGACCAAATTGTAGGTAAAGGAATCGTAGTTGTCGATCATCAACAGCATGATCTTGTCGTGAGTCGTGCTCGTGAGTCGTGCTCGGAAAATATTCGGATCCAAAACGAGCACGATTCACGGACACGGTTCACATTTCCTCTCACATCGCCTCCGCCAAGCGCACGGCCTGAATCATGGCGCGGCTCTTGTTGACGCACTCCGCGTGCTCCCGCTCTGGATCGGACTCCGCCACGATGCCGGCGCCGGCTTGCACGTACACGGTACCGTCCTTCACCAAGATCGTACGGATGGTGATGCAGGTGTCCATATTGCCGGAGAACGAGAAATACCCAACGGCGCCGCCGTAGACGCCACGGCGTACCGGTTCCAGCTCTTCGATGATCTCCATGGCGCGGATCTTTGGGGCGCCCGTGAGCGTGCCGGCGGGGAAGGTGGCGCGGAAGGCGTCGAAGCAGTTCTTCCCCTCGACCAACTCTCCGCGCACGTTCGACACCAGATGCATGACGTGCGAGTAACGCTCGACGTACATTTGCTTCGTCACCTCGACCGTCCCGGTCTTGGCCACGCGGCCCACGTCGTTGCGGCCCAGGTCCACCAGCATGATGTGCTCGGCAATCTCTTTCGGATCGGACGTCAACTCGTCCTCGAGTTCACTGTCACGCCGTTCTTCGGTGCCCCGCGGCCGCGTGCCGGCAATGGGCCGGACCGTGATTTCGCGCCCCTCGAGTCGCACCATCACCTCAGGGGAGGAGCCGATCAGCGTATGGTCACCGAGTCGCAGGTAGAACATGTAGGGTGACGGGTTGATCGTTCGCAGACACCGGTAGATGTTGAACGGGTGTGCCCGCAGTGGACACGCGAAGCGTTGCGCCAGAACCACCTGGATGACATCGCCGGCGACGATGTACTCCTTGGCCTGCCGGACCATGGCTTGGTACCGATCTGGCGTCACGTTCGATCGTATGTCCGGAGGCCCATCGACGTTCTGCAACCGAGTGGGGATCTCGACGCGACGGTTCAGACGCTCAATCAGCTTGTCGATCTTGGCGCAGGTGGCATCGTAGGCCGCGCGCAGATCCGTCTCTTCGCCGAGAAAGGCATGCCCGACCACTTTGATCTTCTGTGCCGTATTGTCGAACAGCAGCAGTGTATCGACCAGCATGAGGTAGAGATCGGGGAGGTGCAGGTCGTCGGTTGCGCGTTCCGGAAGGCGTTCGAAGAACCGCACCAGATCGTAGCCGACGTAGCCCACCAAGCCGCCGGAAAAAGGTGGGACCCCCTTCACTGCGACCGGACGATAGCGTCCGAGGAGCTCCTTCACCGCCTCCAGCGGATCGGCCACTTCCCGAGCTGCGGTCGAGCTGCCGGGTGAACCGATCCAGACATTCCGCCCTTTGCTGCGGAAGACCAGTTCTGGTGCGACTCCGAGGAAACTGTAGCGTCCCCACTTCTCGGCCTCTTCCACACTTTCGAGCAGGAAAGCGTCGCCACCGTCATCGATCTTGAGGAAGGCCGAAACCGGGGTCTCCAGGTCGGCCAAGATTTCTCGGTAGACCGGGATCAGGTTGCCGCGCCGCGCCAGGGCGCAGAATGCGTCAAAATCGGGGGTGTACATTCCGGTCTTCAAACCCTCGGACCCTCGAGCCCTTGAACCCTCATCATTGCGGCGTAACGTAGGCGTTCTCCAGACCTTCGCTGCTCTTCAAACGGGCTTCGAGTTCCTTGGCTTTGTCGCGACTCGTGAACCGGCCCACCCGCACGCGGTACCACGTTTGCCCACGCATCGGCGCCTGCACGCTGTAGGCATCGTATCCCTTTGCCCGGAGCCCGCGCGCCAAGTCGCTGGCCTGCTGCGGATTCGTGGTGGCGTTGATCTGGACGGTCCATCCCGCGTCCGCCCATTCCTTCCCGGGCGCCGGCGTCTCCGGTTGTTTCGTTCGTGCGGCCGGAGCCGAGGTGGCGGTTGGCTTCGGCTTTTCGGCGACGCGTCGAGGCGGTCCGGTCGGCGTGCTGCTCTGTGCGACCGGAGCAGGGGTGGGCGTGGACGGAACTGGGGCCGCGGTCTCCTGCAGTCGCTGGTAGGCCTTTTCCTTCAAGCCGCGGTAAAAGGAGAGGTCGACGTCCTTTTCGTCTTCCTTTGCCGCCGTCGGCTGCGCTGGGACGGCCATGCGGACGACGCGTTCTTCCTGTGCAAGACGCCGCTCGGTTACATCGCGGCCCACCCAGATCCCGAACAGAAAGATCAGTGCCGAGGTAATCAGGAAGCCGAAGATGAGAGCAAAAAGCTGCCCGAATCCCAGACCCGCCGATCCCATGCGTCGCAGCATCGTTGTGTCTCACATCTTGTCCGGGGCGCGAACCCCTAACAAGTCCAGTCCCTTGCGAACCACAATCTGCACCGCCCGTGCCAGGTACAGCCGCGCGGCCGTTCGTTCGGGGTCATCGGTTAAAACCCGCTGCCGGTTGTAGAAGCGGTGAAACTCACTTGCCAAGTCGATCAAGTAAAACACCACGCGGTGCGGCTCAAGGGCCCGCGCGGCATCTTCTACGATGTCAGTATACTGCGCCAGGAGCTTGACCACCGCCACCTCTTCCGGCGCCGTGAGCATCTCGAGATGGGATGCGGCCGCGGTGGTTGCGTTGAGGCCCTGTTTGGCCGCTTGTTCGAATATGCGCGAGACGCGGGCATGGGCGTACTGGACGTAAAAGACGGGGTTGTCGGCGGACTGCTTCTTGGCGAGATCGAGGTCAAACTCGAGATGGCTGTCGGCCTTGCGCGTCAGGAAGAAAAACCGGACCACGTCGCTGCCGACTTCTTCGAGCAGTTCGTCAACGGTGACGTACTCGGCTCGGCGCGTCGACATCTTAACCTGCACGCCACCGCGCGTGAGGGTGACAAACTGGTAAATGACGGCCTTGATCTTCTCGGCATCAAGACCAAGGGCCTGGATGGCGGCTCGCACCTCCTGGTGCT
Coding sequences within:
- the trpC gene encoding indole-3-glycerol phosphate synthase TrpC, producing the protein MILDDIVRDKRADLERTKATASLADLERRPLFRAERRDLRTALAQRRRAIIAEVKKASPSKGVIRADFDPLHIAASYAANGAAAISVLTEERHFQGHLDHLAAIRNAVAVPLLRKDFLFDPYQLYEARAFGADAVLLIVAILPDALLHELLLLAETLKLSPLVEVHDRLELERALSSGARLLGINNRDLRTFRTSLATTEELVRCVPAEVLVVAESGIETVADVERLERSGVRAFLIGETCMRAPDPGAKLAELLGRHTRGF
- a CDS encoding SPOR domain-containing protein, translated to MLRRMGSAGLGFGQLFALIFGFLITSALIFLFGIWVGRDVTERRLAQEERVVRMAVPAQPTAAKEDEKDVDLSFYRGLKEKAYQRLQETAAPVPSTPTPAPVAQSSTPTGPPRRVAEKPKPTATSAPAARTKQPETPAPGKEWADAGWTVQINATTNPQQASDLARGLRAKGYDAYSVQAPMRGQTWYRVRVGRFTSRDKAKELEARLKSSEGLENAYVTPQ
- the trpD gene encoding anthranilate phosphoribosyltransferase produces the protein MDIRTALARIVARNSLSESEMEAVMRQLMAGAATPAQVGALLVALRMKGETVDEITGAVRAMREFAAPLHLRSAVVVDTCGTGGDLRGTFNISTAAALIAAGAGLTVAKHGNRAMSGTVGGADVLEALGVKIELPPERVASCIDEIGIAFLFAPVFHPAMRHAAGPRRELGLRTIFNLLGPLASPAGARHQVVGVFAPEWIEPLARALGRLGSSHALVVHGDDGLDEISLAAPTQVSEYRDGSLHTYRVTPEDFGFKSCRDADLEGGDRETAASIIRGIVAGATGPRADIAVLNAAAAIYVGGLAPSIAAGVDLARDAIRSGRARQKLAQLIEFTNR
- a CDS encoding phosphoribosylanthranilate isomerase → MQSPVRVKVCGITNLDDALAAVDAGADALGFNFYAPSPRFVPPGVAADITARIPRTTCTVGVFVQASRQEVTTIAEQTGLTALQFHGNEDPVFCQAWRQKVIKAIRVRDQHAAAEAHRYAVDFILADAYVEGRFGGTGLRLALGLLEGFDRGRLILAGGLTPENIADAVRTVRPFGVDVASGIERAPGKKDWSLMRRFIADAHTA
- the trpB gene encoding tryptophan synthase subunit beta; the encoded protein is MHTLPDRQGHFGIFGGRYVAETLMPALLELEAAYRRLRRDRAFHRELASYLSQYVGRETPLSFAANLSAKLGGAKIYLKREDLCHTGSHKLNNALGQALLARRMGKQRLIAETGAGQHGVATATVAALFGLECEIFMGRTDVHRQSLNVFRMKLLGAQVRSVSSGSETLKDAINEALRDWVSNVEHTYYLVGSTMSAHPYPMIVRDFQSVIGREARRQILRHEGRLPDCLIACVGGGSNAMGLFYPFLGDADVRMIGVEAAGDGLESGRHSASISAGQVGVLHGKKTYVLQDELGQIRSAHSIAPGLDYPGVGPEHSYLHATGRAQYLAVTDAEAIEGLQLLTRTEGIIPALESAHAVAYAAKLAPQMRRDQIIIVNLSGRGDKDMNTVANYLGVTL
- the trpE gene encoding anthranilate synthase component I translates to MYTPDFDAFCALARRGNLIPVYREILADLETPVSAFLKIDDGGDAFLLESVEEAEKWGRYSFLGVAPELVFRSKGRNVWIGSPGSSTAAREVADPLEAVKELLGRYRPVAVKGVPPFSGGLVGYVGYDLVRFFERLPERATDDLHLPDLYLMLVDTLLLFDNTAQKIKVVGHAFLGEETDLRAAYDATCAKIDKLIERLNRRVEIPTRLQNVDGPPDIRSNVTPDRYQAMVRQAKEYIVAGDVIQVVLAQRFACPLRAHPFNIYRCLRTINPSPYMFYLRLGDHTLIGSSPEVMVRLEGREITVRPIAGTRPRGTEERRDSELEDELTSDPKEIAEHIMLVDLGRNDVGRVAKTGTVEVTKQMYVERYSHVMHLVSNVRGELVEGKNCFDAFRATFPAGTLTGAPKIRAMEIIEELEPVRRGVYGGAVGYFSFSGNMDTCITIRTILVKDGTVYVQAGAGIVAESDPEREHAECVNKSRAMIQAVRLAEAM
- a CDS encoding aminodeoxychorismate/anthranilate synthase component II, which gives rise to MLLMIDNYDSFTYNLVQYLGELGADVRVYRNDAITLDQTAALHPDQIVISPGPCTPAQAGVSIATIQRFAGHIPILGVCLGHQSIGAAFGGNIVRAARLMHGKTSPIHHDGRTIFRGLSQPFEATRYHSLLIERSTLPACLELSAWTAEGEIMGVRHRQHLVEGIQFHPESILTIEGKHLLKNFLDLTRGTLG